CAAATCTGGATGAGTTAGAAGATGAACTTTCTTTAGACGAAGAAGAACTTATAGAAGAAACTCCTGAGACTTTAGAAGAGCCAGAAGAATTTGAAGAATTAGGAACTGATCTTGAAGAAGATTTTGAACTTCCTGATGAACTTGAAGGTTTAGAAGAGGAGAGTTCTGCTGAGCAAGAGGATGAAGAGGACTTTGATCTTGATGCATTAGTGAATGAAGTAGCGGCTGACTCTGCTGAAGAGGAGCTCAAAGAAGAGAGTTTAGACGAGCTTGAAGATGAAGATTTTGACCTTGATGAATTAGTAGAAGGTTTTGATGAACTTGAAACAGAAGATGCAAAAGAGGAAGAGGAACTCACTGAAGAAGAGACAATTGATGAACTTGAAGATGAGATGATCGAGGATTTAGCGGAGTTATCTAGTCTTGAAGAAGTGGAGTCTCTAGAGGAAGAGAGTGAAGAGGAGAACTTAGCAGAAGAGTCTGAGTTAGAATCTGAACCTGAAGAGGAGTCAGAAGAAGCTGAACTTCCAGATGAGCTTGAGCTTCCTGATGAACTCGAACTTCCAGAAGAACTCGAACTCCCGGATGAGCTTGAAGGTTTAGAAGAGGTGAGTGCTGCCGAAGAAACTGAAGAGCTAGAAGAGAATTTTGACCTTGAAGCATTAGCAGATGAAGCGACTGAACTTGGTGAAGAAGAGTCTTTAGAAGATGAGATTGAAGAGTTGGAAGAGACTACACTAGAGGGAAGTGAATTTGATGATCTAGAGGATGAGTCTTTTGAAGAAGAGTTAGTTGAGGAGCCGCAATTAGGCGAAGAGTTTGAAGAGAGTTTAGAGAGTGATGAAGATATCTCTGCACAAATCGAAGATGCTGTAAGTCAGTTAACTCCTGAAGAACTAGAGAGTGAGATTGAACTAGATATAGACAGTTTATCCAGTCAAGACCTAAAACTTGCACTTGGTGAAGAGATCGAAGAGATTATCCCTGAAGAAGAGGAAGTTGTAGAGGAACTGCCGCAAGAGAGTTCAGAGGAAGCGGATCTAGGTGAAGATCTAATTGAAGAGGAGTCTGAAGAGGCGAATTCTGAAGAAGAAGTTTCTGAAGATGAGAACGATGGTGTTGAAGCACTCAAAGCACTTCTAAAAGCTCTAACGGATAAAGATGTAGCAGCTTCGATGAAGGGGATGAAAATCAATATAAATATAACATTAGGTGAGGGTAAATGAGTAGTATAAACGGTGCGGTATTAGTACTTTCAGGACCAAGCGGTGCTGGAAAAAGTTCTTTAATCAATGAGATATTTGATGAGTTGGGAAATTGTTATTTTTCAATTTCAACTACTACACGTCCAATGAGAGAAGGGGAAGAGGATGGTGTTCATTACCATTTCGTAGATGAAGAGGAGTTCAAAAAAGATATCGAAGATGATAACTTTTTAGAGTATGCAATAGTGCACGGAAACTACTACGGAACTTCTATGAAACCTGTAAAACAAGCACTCTCAGAAGGGAAACTGGTTATTTTCGATATAGATGTACAGGGAAATACTGCAGTGAATAACCGTCTAGGTGATATCACTACATCTGTATTTATCACACCGCCGACTCTTAGTGAACTTGAAAAAAGACTTCGTAACCGTTCGACAGATGAAGAGGAAGTGATTGAGCGCCGTATTAAAATGGCAAAAAAAGAGATTCAGCGTGTAAGTGAGTACGAGTATCTTCTAATTAACGATGATCTAAAAGTTGCGGCGGAAAAACTTTTACTGATCGCAAAAACTGCAAGATTTAAACAGGCAAATGAAGAGATTAATGAATTTGTCCAAAAATGGGAAGATATTTAACAGTTCATAATATAATTTGAACTGATAAGAGAAGATAAATAAAAACAGTGATATAATCACGAACTTAAAATTATAAAGGATATTACTATGGGTATGCCAAGTGGAACAGAGCTACTACTGATATTTGGAATTATCGTACTTTTATTTGGAGCTAAAAAAATACCTGATTTAGCTAAAGGTTTAGGAAAAGGTATTAAAAACTTTAAAGACGAGATGAAAGATGTGAACGAAGAAGTAGCATCTAATGAGCCTAAAAAAGTTGAAGGTGACAACACTACTGAAGTAGCATCTAAAACTGAAGAAGCTCCGAAAAACACTACACAAGCGTAACAGCCTTGAAGCAACGTGTATCACAGATACTTCGCGACAAACTTGGTCGTGAAGTTGTTTTAGAAAAACCGCGTGACCGCTCTTTTGGTCATTTTGCAACTCCAATAGCTTTCTCATTAGCAAAAGAACTTAGAAAATCTCCGATGATGATCGCAGAAGATTTAGCGACTTCATTTGAAGAACATGATGAGTTTACTGCAGTAGAATCTGTAAAAGGGTACTTAAACTTCCGTTTGAGTGAAAACTTTTTAGCTGAGTATGCATCTTGGGCACTTGAAAATCCAAGTGAATTCGGAACGCAAGAGAAAAACCAAAAGGTACTTTTAGAGTTTGTATCTGCTAACCCTACGGGTCCTCTACACATTGGACACGCTCGTGGTGCAGTTTACGGTGATACTTTATACCGTCTGGCAAAACACCTTGGTTATGATATTACTGCTGAGTATTATGTAAATGATGCAGGAAATCAGATCGACTTACTTGGTCTTTCTATCCAGCTTTATGCAAGAGAGAACCTTTTAGGTGAAGATGTTGAGTACCCTGAAGCGTATTATCGCGGAGAGTATTTAGAGGGTCTGGCTAACGGTGCCGAAGCAAAATTCGGTCGTGAGATTTTTACGGATGAATCATGTCAAAAAGAGCTTGCAATGTGGGCTAAAGATGAAGTGATGAAGATTATCGTAGCAGATCTTGGCGATACAAACATCAAGTTCGATACTTTTGTATACGAGTCAACACTTTATGATGACTGGGACAGAGTAATGGCTAAGATGGGCGAGGGTGTTTACGATAAAGAGGGGAAAACATGGATCGCTTCAGAAGCTAAAGGTGATGAGAAAGACCGTGTTGTTGTTCGTGAAGACGGACGACCAACTTATCTTGCCGGAGATATTGTGTACCACAACCAAAAATTTGAGCGTGGATATGAGCACTATATTAACATCTGGGGAGCTGATCACCACGGATATATCGCACGTGTAAAATCTGCAATTGAGTACCTTGGGTATGATAGTGAAAAACTTGAAGTACTCCTTTCTCAAATGGTAAGTCTACTTAAAGACGGTGAGCCGTATAAGATGAGTAAACGTGCTGGTAATGTTATTCTTATGAGTGACATCGTTGAAGAGATTGGTGCAGATGCACTAAGATTTATCTTTGCAAGTAAGAAAAGTGATACGGCTTTAGAGTTTGACTTAAGCGAATTCAAAAAGCAAGATAGTTCAAACCCTATCTTTTACATCCAATATGCACATGCTAGAATCAAGACGCTTTTAGAAAAAGCAGAAGTATCGGCTGAAGATATTGCAAATGCTAGTCTGAAAAACTTAGGTGAAAATGCAGATACATTACTTTTTGATGCATTGCTTTTACCTGAGGTGATTGAAGATGCATTTAGTTCTCGTCAGATCCAAAAGCTTCCTGATTATCTAAAAGCACTTGCAGCATCACTTCACAAGTTCTATTACGATGTTCGTATCATCGGAACTGAAGATGAAGCAAAACTTCTTAAACTTCTTTCAGTAGTAGCTCTTAGTATCAAAACTGGTCTAGGACTAATGGGAATCGAAGCAAAAGACAAAATGAGTAAAGAGGAAGATTAATCCTCTTTTAGCTCAGGATAGAGTTTATAAACTTCCTTTAGATACATTTTCGGTACTTGTATAAGTATCGGATTTTTATCCTTATCTAACCACTTTATAACTTTCAACAGATCTTTTTCATTCATTGATGTACAACCGGCAGTTCCGGCATTTTTCGCTTTTTGTATATGGATAAATATACAAGAACCTCTTTTCTTGATCTGCTCATTGTTATGAATAACTACTACACCGTATTTATATTGATTGTCTTTTCGTTTCATATTTTCAAAACTTTTGATTCCCTCTGCCGAGTTCAAAAATCTATTGTAATATTTTGAATCACTCTCATCGACACAGATTAAGTTCTCATCGGCATAGAGATATGATAGATTTAACGAGAGCTCTTTTTCATAACCAAATGCAGAACCAAGTTTAAAAATACCTGCAGGGGCTTTTTTATCCCCCTCCATTTTTATCGGTTCATCACTTTTATGAGGAATTGTGATAATTCCCAGCCCCCAACCCAAACCATTCTTTCCAAGGTTTACATCTATGTTTTTAAAGACTAGTTTATCATCCT
Above is a window of Sulfurimonas marina DNA encoding:
- a CDS encoding Sec-independent protein translocase subunit TatA/TatB — encoded protein: MGMPSGTELLLIFGIIVLLFGAKKIPDLAKGLGKGIKNFKDEMKDVNEEVASNEPKKVEGDNTTEVASKTEEAPKNTTQA
- the argS gene encoding arginine--tRNA ligase translates to MKQRVSQILRDKLGREVVLEKPRDRSFGHFATPIAFSLAKELRKSPMMIAEDLATSFEEHDEFTAVESVKGYLNFRLSENFLAEYASWALENPSEFGTQEKNQKVLLEFVSANPTGPLHIGHARGAVYGDTLYRLAKHLGYDITAEYYVNDAGNQIDLLGLSIQLYARENLLGEDVEYPEAYYRGEYLEGLANGAEAKFGREIFTDESCQKELAMWAKDEVMKIIVADLGDTNIKFDTFVYESTLYDDWDRVMAKMGEGVYDKEGKTWIASEAKGDEKDRVVVREDGRPTYLAGDIVYHNQKFERGYEHYINIWGADHHGYIARVKSAIEYLGYDSEKLEVLLSQMVSLLKDGEPYKMSKRAGNVILMSDIVEEIGADALRFIFASKKSDTALEFDLSEFKKQDSSNPIFYIQYAHARIKTLLEKAEVSAEDIANASLKNLGENADTLLFDALLLPEVIEDAFSSRQIQKLPDYLKALAASLHKFYYDVRIIGTEDEAKLLKLLSVVALSIKTGLGLMGIEAKDKMSKEED
- a CDS encoding L,D-transpeptidase family protein; translated protein: MIKVFLITLSFCSLLFSSSQILLVVADDFNASKAQLRAYEDDKLVFKNIDVNLGKNGLGWGLGIITIPHKSDEPIKMEGDKKAPAGIFKLGSAFGYEKELSLNLSYLYADENLICVDESDSKYYNRFLNSAEGIKSFENMKRKDNQYKYGVVVIHNNEQIKKRGSCIFIHIQKAKNAGTAGCTSMNEKDLLKVIKWLDKDKNPILIQVPKMYLKEVYKLYPELKED
- the gmk gene encoding guanylate kinase, coding for MSSINGAVLVLSGPSGAGKSSLINEIFDELGNCYFSISTTTRPMREGEEDGVHYHFVDEEEFKKDIEDDNFLEYAIVHGNYYGTSMKPVKQALSEGKLVIFDIDVQGNTAVNNRLGDITTSVFITPPTLSELEKRLRNRSTDEEEVIERRIKMAKKEIQRVSEYEYLLINDDLKVAAEKLLLIAKTARFKQANEEINEFVQKWEDI